Part of the Nicotiana sylvestris chromosome 2, ASM39365v2, whole genome shotgun sequence genome, ctctgctagagacataatcagtcatgccacgccactcgatcctcggaacacccggaatagccaaagtaactatcttagcatgacagtctagaatagcatgatatggagataaccaatccatgcccagaataatatcaaaatctaccatgctcaacagcagtagatcaactcgggtctccagacctccAATAATCACAgcacatgaccgatacacacggtccacaataatagtatcgcccaccggggtagacacatgaacaggtaaagtaagAGACTCCCGGGGCATACTCAAATGacgagcaaaatatgaagacacataagaataggtggatcccggatcaaataacacagaggcatctgtgtggtagactgagataatacctgtgataacagcatctgaCGTAAGAGCATCTGCCCGGTTTGGAATAGCATAAAACCGAGCCAGACCACCGCCCGCTCgatctccccctctagggcggcctctagctgcctgacccttACCCCTAGCTGACTAGGTGGGTGCTGAAATAGCTGGTGCAGAAGATGaggactgacccctctgctatgATGAACTGGCGGTACGACGAGGACACTACTTCCACACATGTCCtaactctccgcactcataaTAACCCCTAGATGTTGGAGGATGGGACTAAAaagaacccctcgcaccggagtgactagctggTGCACTCGGTGCAGAAGGACCCTGAACTGACGGGGCATGTGAAGAACTCTGAGCTgaaagggcactgagtgatgactggccctgctgaaatCCCTGATGACCACGGCCTGAAGATGGCCCGCGGTACTCTGGACGAGCTGACTGATGAGGCTTGTAAGAACGACCTCTACTCTACTGAAACTGGCCCCTAGACGGAGCACCACTATGACTAGTTGGtccacgaggcctcttagcctcccgcTCCTCTCTCTCTAGACGACGATCCGTCTCAATGTCGCGAGAAACATCTACTGCATCCTCAAAAGTATGGCTCAGAATCCTTTCTCGAGCCATCAGAATACGAATGGGATAATTAAGCCCATccacgaacctcctaatcctttccCGATCAGTCGGGACCATCCATGGAGCATAACGAGCCAGCTCCGAGAACCTCACCTCATACTGAGATACGGTCATATCTCCCTGACGAAgatactcaaactgcctgcgcatcTCCTCTCTCTGAGATCGCGGTAcccacttctccagaaagagagtggagaactcctgccaggACAAGGGCGCTGAACCTACCGGTCTACGTcgctcatatgcctcccaccaagtgaaagcttCACCtgagaactgaaaagtagtaaaggaTACACCGCTAGCCTCCAAGATCCTTGTTGTCCTTAGCATACGTctacacttgtcaagaaaaccttgggcatcctcgccctgagcaccactgaaagtaggaggttCAAGTCTGCTGaatctctcaagacgacgctgctcatcgtctgGCATAACTGGGACCATATTATCCTGAACCGGTGCAACCGGCTGAACTGGGGCAACCTGTTGTACTGGTAGTGCCTCTGGTGTCTGTAATCCCTGCACTACtggctcaggtgtgcgagcagcgggggtctgattgcctccccttgCTTGTGAAGTAACTGCTGTagtggtggctgaaactgcctgagccaggccagtgcaaactgtcagaatctgagccagggcctcctgaagacccggaataacaataggcacagctggtgcctgagcaggTGCTGCTGGAGTCTCTgcagctggagcctgatcctgagccGGGGCAACTGGTGGGTCTACAGATGCTGCCCCTGCGGCTCTACCTCGACCACGACCACGACCtcgaccacgaccgcatccacggcctctggtggcctcagtagGTGGCAatggtggtcgtccgtcctgtCCATTAGCGCGTGTTCTTGctatctgcgagagaatagaacaacagaaTTTAGTTTTCGGAccaacaaagtcgcacgacaagaatttccaagaatatgaaattttcctaaaggttctgcagcctctcgaggataaatacagacgtctctgtaccgatccgcaagaatctactaaaccagctcatgactcgcgagacctagtaacttaggctctgataccaacttgtcacgacccataatcccaacccggtcgtgatggcgcctctcgtgaggacaaggtcatccaatcaacaaaacagtacatctctttataattacttagcaggaataagtctaaatcatgggcaatataatcttaaatgcgaaataaacgtgatagaacaaggaaaaccctcccaactcagcccgaaatcggggtgtcacaagtcatgagctactatagagtttactaatattttacaaagtctggaattatcataaataacaaagataagggagaaaacggggctgcggacgtcaacagctacctcgttactcctagtcaccgcctggtctggaaagaatcagcgctcaggagcgaactcagctctgcctgtatctgcacacatggtgcaaggagtaatgtgagtactccgacccagtgagtaataaaaataaataacgactgaaaacatgaaatctcataacggcacaatatagcgctatcccaagcagtaaaatcagttatacaataaaatagtgagtatcagataattcttcttttaaaacagtaaagacaaataatttccacagtaaggataaatcaaaagcttgcccctcgggctcaatatgtaaatctcagtatagtatcagcccctcgggctcactcccaactcaccagcacacaacatcagcccctcgggctcactcccaactcaccacacacaagcaacggcctctcgggcccactcccaactcacctgggtaccctgcgctcactgggggtgtgtacagactccggaggggctcctacagcccaagcgcaatatcaataggcctgaaagccttcacacatcacacacgaggcctgaaagcctcctcatataacactcgaggcctgaaagcctcctcacatcactcaacatatcctcacgtatggccctcggcctcaatcagtccagaaaataatcataagcctcttgggcatcagtaaaacaatagtgctcagctcaacaacattataaatatcattaaatctcgagttgagtataaatgtagctgagttcacaaaataatataattcaattggactgagttcaaataatatttcaattcgtgaggaaaatagtgatgtaaattcacaaaagatttcagataattggcacgaagcccaaatatggcaataagcccaatcatagtgaaaaacaataaatctttatcaattacgcggtaaaaatatcaactgggatggaccaagtcacaatccccaatagtaaatgaccccgcgctcgtcatcgaatttacctcttcgcacATCGAATCttgtcaaaaccacaacgaatacattacaataggctaagggaatataacccaatcgaaaagactcgaaaaatatcgaaattcacgaaattcgcaaaacccaagccccgggcccacttctcgaaaaattacgaaagtcacatcaccggattcctcgtctcaccacgagtccgtacatataaaatttaccaaaatcggagttcaaatgacccctcaaatcttcaaatcttcaaatcttattttcaaatccctaggcctaagtcttcaatttactcctcaaaaacatgtaatctagtcggattattcgatgataattcaatattatggagtagaaataatcacaagtgacttacctcaagatttcccaagatttcttgctaaaaatcgcccaaaatccgagcttggaagtcaaaaaaaatgaccaaactcggactgctggacattaaatctgtccagaaattttcggtactgttcacgcgggggcactgttcatgcgtGTGAGGTCACTGCTCattgttcacccgcgcggttactgttcacgcgcgggtactgttcactgttgcagaaaatacagcagcttttaagaaatttgcagcacagccatttttcacaaaaatggctctagctccatcatacgaactcggaattagacgattcttgttcctatgagtcacaaataataataccaacacaacccttcaatcgaaactcaattcagagctcgtttgcctagttcaatacccatttccctcgttaaacaattaactcacatttcacgtcaaaaacccaatcgcgacttgatgaaattaaaccaaaatttccagatcagtcctataattcatgatttaaattctggaagtctcgaaatcaaatttggatctctagaactaaaaatgaacctttagatcattacatttatgctcaaaacggcaaaaatcttccaaaaatgacccgttgggcatccgaaacacacccgaggcccccgggaccccgaccaataataccaaccagtcccaaaatacattacggacttgctcgaggcctcaaatcacatcaaacaacgctaaaatcatgaatcaacctccaatccaagttttatgaactttagaatttccaacttctatttccgatgccgaaacctatcaaatcacgtccgattgacttcaaattttgcacacaagtccaaaatgacataacgaagctatagaaattctcggaattccattccgaccgtcggatcaaaatttcacctatcaaccggaaatcgccaaaatactaacttcgccaaaatgagctaatttcttcaccggacctccaaaattaattccgattgcgctcctaggccttaaatcatcccccgaaactaaccgaatcatcggaattcaattccgagccctctaactcacaagtcaatgtctggttgacttttccaaactaattcttccttaaagagactaattgtcccatttcataccaaactcgatccgaattgactcaaattcaccaagtacacatattgaaacatgaataagcatttaacgggaaATACGgaacgaaaatacaggaaacgacggttcgggtaGTTACACTTGCTAGAAGGTGTTGAGATTGATTTCTATTCCAAATTTTCTCTAGTTCAAGAAAGACTGTTGGGGAAATGTTTATTGATGATTGAAGAGAATCTTTATCAGGGCTTGTTTTTTGAACCTTtcactttttctctttttctttgcaGTAGTTTCATGTTCTTGAACTGTTAGTGGGGATGCTTTTCCTTTTAAAATATTCTTTTTACAAAATCTAAGAgccaaaaactaaaaataaaaaaatagaatagCATGTTTATGGTAGTACTGTTATCTACTTTAGTGATGAAAATTGCTTATCCGCTATATCTCTTTCCCAGTTTTGAACaaattcttgtaaaaatagcacggtctagccaattttcggactggttattcaaaaatagccagcatttatcaagtcaatgaaaaataactactattttgctgcaacagagaccggtccaacataatatactggagttcggtgcacctgtatatgaacttccagcatattatgctggaccagtatactttgctggcttcagtataatatactggagactggagcaccggtgctccaaactccagtatattatgctggaccggtatattatactggaactccagtatattaaactggagtatttttccggattttgaacagtattttcgttaaaatttatctttacataaaaagtgactaaattttgattacttttaaaactggactatttttgaacgaccacttgtaaatttggctatttttgaatttctccccaaaTTCTTCTCTTGAAACAGCCCAGCCCAATAATTTCCGGACTGGACTAGGCTACATACATGATTGGGGATTCGACCAACTAAACCATTTGTATTGTAAATCTAAGGCCCAGTTATGAGCCAACAAACTTATAATGAGCACAAGTTATTACTTTTGAGTTTTGAGTAAATGTGCAGTTTAGTGGCCTCTTTTCTTTTGggcttgctttcttttcttttatccctgtgAACATTTTAAATATGATTATTAGTCATGTTACCCTGTATTCACAATACACATTAAAGGTTTATAATCGCGTCCAACTATATCTTATACAAAGGATAaacggtcgctgcaaatatattcCAGTTAACAAGTTCAGAGTCGAATCCCATAGgaaattaacctatcaatcacagctATTGGACTCACAGAAATTCACATATTCAATCTTTAGAGATATTTGAGTAACAAAGTTGGTGTTTATTAACTAAATATTATGTAATAAAAATGCAGTAATTAAGAACTAGCTATAAACTATTTGTAAGCAAGAATGATAATGGTCTAAGGTTCTGATTTCCCTTTTTGTCGGAGTCCTTTCCGCTATGTTTGCTATAAATTTGCATATgtcttctctatcgatcatgaacactctgactgtcgtaactctatcccgagtaattacaacaatatactagaTATATTatcccgaattacgctagctgaccttagttacagctcacttagatcacACCTAAggttttgttatccctaatcccacctttaaacccttcgtattaaTCCCTtatatacgttaggagtggtgTTGTACatcaactacctaaatatgcactatCTCCCGAgtaatgcatactaaataggtacaaccgattgagggcccttcaatcaacaacaatcacaatatagttgaacaaacagagaaaatattatggcaaatctatattaacataatgAGAAATTCATCCTCTAAGAGGTTCtatgaaaaccctagattaggAGTATAGCTACGCTTAATCGTTTTCACAATCATAATGATAGAATTCATCATCAAtgataaaataagaaaaagaaagttAAAAACTCTATCCCGAATCTTCCGCCTTGCTTCTTGCCTATTCTTGCCTTCAAAATCGCTTCAAAACCCTTAATATCCTCTTTTTGGGCGAGCTGAGCTTCTTATTGGTCAAGGAGAGTCGTCCTCGAAATTACATAATTGGCCCTGACTTTGTGGCTCCAAACAACCAGTCCGCGGCTGCGGATTGGACCGCAGATAGACCGCAAATTTGACATAACTTATGTCCGCTGCCGCGTATTTGGTCCttgctctttcttcttcttttcgatcGTGTTATCCTCCGATTGGCCTTCCATGCTCCatattgactccaaaacactctTTTAGCTTCCTCCTAGCTCGGAATGGCTCCTTCAAAGCATAAAACTCttatttagagcattttgttatctttTACATTCAAAAATTGATAAAGTGCGGCCAAATTGGAGTGTAAATATTATCTAAATTGCATGATTATCGTCTACTATCTggagacatgtgatttttgaccctccccaaaatttCACCcactttagcatgtaaatatttaatttaggtctaatataactatttcaactaattttgacgcttttactttattttattacaagaaaaataaaaattacaaaaatattttctcttatttagctaattaatatttttatctagttacttttaatttatctaccttatataaaattcaaaaatagttccaggaatattatcttaattttacaataattttttcagtttttatcttttagtatgatatttaaaaataacaaaataggtttgtttgaacgaatagttttattttaatagttattttatttaagtagaaATAATTAGTAAATGATGTAGTATTTTTGTGTCTTGTTTTAGAAGAAAGAATATGAAAATTGAGGCTAATTTTGTTTGGTCTTAATTGGAAAAGGCCCAATTTCGAATAGCCCAAAACATTGGGCCCAATACCCATAAAACCCTAGACTTTGACTATAAAAAACCTAGACCTAGACTAAAGCTAGGGGGGATCTCAAAATAAAAGATAAGAAAATCAACCGCAAGAGCAGGGAGCTCTCTAATTTGCAAAAAGAAAATCGGCCAACCCCTTTGAAGACAGcctctaaaaaaaataataataaaagctcaCTAAAAACCCAGTGAAGTTCAAGATATAACACTCCTTGTTCCTTATTGCGGAGGTTCGAAGTCGCCGGTGGAGGTTTAACTT contains:
- the LOC138885930 gene encoding uncharacterized protein, which encodes MCEEIARTRANGQDGRPPLPPTEATRGRGCGRGRGRGRGRGRAAGAASVDPPVAPAQDQAPAAETPAAPAQAPAVPIVIPGLQEALAQILTVCTGLAQAVSATTTAVTSQARGGNQTPAARTPEPVVQGLQTPEALPVQQVAPVQPVAPVQDNMVPVMPDDEQRRLERFSRLEPPTFSGAQGEDAQGFLDKCRRMLRTTRILEASGVSFTTFQFSGEAFTWWEAYERRRPVGSAPLSWQEFSTLFLEKWVPRSQREEMRRQFEYLRQGDMTVSQYEVRFSELARYAPWMVPTDRERIRRFVDGLNYPIRILMARERILSHTFEDAVDVSRDIETDRRLEREEREAKRPRGPTSHSGAPSRGQFQ